A stretch of the bacterium genome encodes the following:
- a CDS encoding WecB/TagA/CpsF family glycosyltransferase: MSQRISILDLEFDPLTEPEILGRIERAVQVRRGQSYRYVKPYVTFFASARRDEQVRQAINEADLVIADGIGVQWAASYLYMSKHSLWQWVKSLLQNIQNSSWISSVIPERGSGVDTTHRLLVQAAQNGWRIGVLGGRDPKRIESSLTERYPLLQIGGVWRGFFSPKAEVKLVERIQTTKLDILFVALGHPKQELFMATHKSDHLARVLIGEGGTFDYDEMGGSIKRAPHWMRHTGLEWFWRVLMRPTDIRKSLMIIPFIWWVYLAGKSKKLR; this comes from the coding sequence ATGAGCCAACGTATATCGATACTTGATCTTGAATTTGACCCGCTGACCGAGCCAGAAATCTTGGGGCGAATCGAGCGAGCAGTGCAGGTACGGAGAGGGCAGAGTTATCGCTACGTGAAGCCATATGTGACATTTTTTGCGAGTGCTCGGCGTGATGAACAAGTAAGACAGGCGATAAATGAGGCAGACTTAGTGATTGCCGATGGGATTGGTGTGCAGTGGGCAGCGAGCTATTTGTATATGTCCAAACATTCGCTGTGGCAGTGGGTTAAGAGCTTGTTGCAAAATATCCAAAATTCCTCATGGATTTCGTCAGTTATTCCGGAGCGTGGTTCGGGAGTTGATACGACTCATAGGCTATTGGTGCAGGCAGCTCAGAATGGCTGGAGGATTGGCGTGCTCGGCGGGCGTGATCCGAAGCGCATAGAATCTTCCTTAACCGAGCGATATCCGTTATTGCAAATCGGGGGTGTTTGGCGGGGATTCTTCTCCCCTAAGGCAGAGGTAAAGCTTGTCGAGCGTATTCAGACTACCAAATTAGACATATTGTTTGTAGCGCTTGGGCATCCGAAGCAAGAGCTCTTTATGGCTACTCACAAATCAGATCATTTGGCACGAGTCTTGATTGGGGAGGGCGGAACGTTTGATTACGACGAAATGGGCGGAAGTATTAAGCGGGCACCGCACTGGATGCGCCATACTGGCCTTGAGTGGTTCTGGCGTGTACTGATGCGCCCGACAGACATACGGAAAAGCTTGATGATAATTCCCTTCATTTGGTGGGTTTATCTAGCTGGCAAGTCAAAAAAGCTCCGCTAA
- a CDS encoding DUF4367 domain-containing protein, whose product MRQCPDCEEKDRVVIAGKVFCANCGTPWETADKQESDAYLQKVGLAEPPKEEAPVAPAPATPANMPAPPNQAAGAPPQSVSSVPTPTPTPTPTPTPTPTPTPSPSVNQTPPPNPVSQQSAASGVVSDPQIAQTLPPAPMQVPASVVTTPVAPVESPVQPGAPSATVPVSMPSAAPVSASNAAPALPPQPTPSPAPTVQAPMPVVAQAPTSPAQPLASTPTPPVSMPASVAPAEYKEQVASEIPSLDSKDEAVLSDSQLQAMSQTTAPVVEPVSVPTVLPTQQGKSMVDIAPRAVLQVDTIAAPTALPTSPVATSPAPIATAPQPSVQPAATAAPASVAPEAPKITPVMSRDDALKLALGDTAPAIAQPAATPGVARPLALVMSVMAFVMLGAYLWQSNYPAFALKLASVRSGVEAAAPAYLPSGWVVTRDVTSGDGSLIYKLQNQDKAMIVSQQKTEWDSQALLEQYILVKSQDYLALQAQGLTIYIYGNNQAAWVNHGIMYKIEGDHGLDQDQIIRVATSL is encoded by the coding sequence ATGAGGCAGTGTCCAGACTGTGAGGAAAAAGATCGCGTCGTCATAGCCGGTAAGGTGTTCTGTGCTAATTGCGGTACGCCTTGGGAGACCGCTGACAAGCAAGAGAGTGATGCCTACCTGCAGAAGGTTGGATTAGCAGAGCCGCCGAAGGAGGAAGCACCGGTTGCTCCGGCTCCTGCTACTCCCGCTAACATGCCCGCACCTCCTAATCAAGCAGCTGGGGCGCCACCACAGTCCGTTAGCTCCGTGCCCACACCCACACCCACACCCACACCCACACCCACACCCACACCCACACCCACACCCTCGCCCTCCGTTAATCAGACCCCACCGCCAAATCCTGTCTCGCAGCAGTCAGCTGCTTCGGGTGTAGTTTCGGACCCGCAAATAGCACAAACCCTACCGCCTGCACCCATGCAAGTGCCGGCGTCTGTGGTCACCACTCCAGTAGCGCCAGTAGAGAGTCCTGTACAGCCCGGCGCGCCATCCGCAACGGTCCCTGTATCTATGCCTAGTGCAGCTCCGGTGTCAGCTTCGAATGCTGCTCCTGCATTACCGCCACAGCCCACGCCGTCACCGGCTCCTACAGTCCAAGCTCCAATGCCTGTGGTAGCTCAAGCTCCGACAAGCCCTGCGCAACCCCTTGCATCAACGCCGACTCCACCTGTATCTATGCCAGCATCCGTAGCACCAGCTGAATACAAAGAGCAAGTTGCATCTGAAATTCCATCATTAGATAGTAAGGATGAAGCAGTTTTGTCGGACAGTCAGCTGCAAGCCATGTCGCAAACAACGGCACCAGTTGTCGAACCTGTATCTGTACCAACTGTACTCCCGACACAGCAAGGCAAGTCAATGGTAGATATCGCGCCTCGCGCTGTTCTACAGGTGGATACTATAGCGGCCCCAACGGCATTACCAACCTCACCCGTAGCAACCTCTCCAGCTCCAATTGCTACAGCGCCTCAGCCATCAGTACAGCCGGCAGCAACAGCAGCTCCTGCTTCAGTCGCTCCTGAGGCACCAAAAATAACGCCGGTGATGAGCAGAGATGACGCCCTTAAGCTCGCGTTAGGTGATACGGCTCCGGCCATTGCTCAACCCGCAGCTACACCTGGTGTGGCCCGCCCTTTGGCGCTCGTGATGAGTGTAATGGCCTTCGTGATGCTTGGTGCGTATTTGTGGCAATCAAATTATCCCGCCTTCGCTCTCAAGCTTGCCAGCGTACGATCGGGTGTTGAGGCAGCGGCCCCCGCATACTTACCGAGTGGCTGGGTAGTGACGCGTGATGTAACTTCTGGTGATGGCTCACTTATCTACAAGCTTCAGAATCAAGATAAGGCAATGATTGTGAGTCAACAGAAGACGGAATGGGATTCTCAAGCGTTGCTCGAGCAGTATATCCTTGTGAAGTCACAAGATTATCTCGCTTTGCAGGCGCAAGGGCTGACCATTTATATCTACGGTAATAATCAGGCGGCCTGGGTGAATCATGGCATTATGTACAAGATAGAGGGGGACCATGGCTTGGATCAAGATCAAATAATTCGTGTTGCGACAAGCTTATGA